The sequence tatgcatgggtgtttgagctgtgtgccagtagtttagacagacagctcagtgcattcaacatgtcaatacctctcataaatacaagtagtgatgaagtcaatcgcTCCTACACTTttagccaggagagattgacatacatattattaatattagctctgtgtacatccaaTGGCCAGCCgtactgccctgttctgaaccaacTGCAAATTTcttaagtccttttttgtggcacctgaccacacgactgaacagtagtcaaggtgtgacaaaacttgggcctgtaggacctgccttgttgatagtgttaaggCAGAGCATCACATTactatagacagacttctccccatcttagctactactgcatcaatatgttttgaccatgacattTAATCATCATCATGATGTGATGGGTGAATATTAGCCTTTTCTTAATTTAATATTttctttacatacactaaataatatacagtgcattcagaaagtattaagaTCCCTtcactttccacattttgtggaaaaggtgaagtggccggaatactttctgaatgcactgtatgtgtgaaatttgtttcgATTTAGAATGACCCATTATCATGGATCGGTCTCGAAGAAATATGTAATCTATGCACTTAATTAGCGAATTGAGCACGCCtttcccgtggttcattttcatgccagccaggtaggctatactcctgttttTTCTCTTTAcgatgtgcttaatattaggaaagttgaatAATAAATATAGTAAGCCTTGCCTAGAAAGCTGATGGGACCCTCTTCTTAAGAGGCCATCACATAGCCTATAAaaatgttgcacaacatgagctcatgtAATGTGTAATTTGACTGCCGTCGTGAATCGTGACCACTGGTGTGGCCGTAATacggtcactgtaacagccctagtccTCATCCAATTGATCAGCCAACTGGCCTGAAGGAATGGAGTCTGAAGTGGGAAGTCACTCACCTAGTATGACTTCTGGGGCGCGGTAGTGCCGTGTGGAGACGATGGTGCTGTGGTGCTCGTGGTCAAACGTGGCACTGCCAAAGTCCACCACCCGTACATCAGTGCTCTTCACGGTCCGCTCTTCGCGCTTCTATAGGGAGGAAGGTGAAAAAGGACATGGTTTAAAAACATCCTATAAATAAATTAAAGTTTACACTATCACTGAACTCATTTCAAACCTCATGAAACAAGTATAAGATCAACTTTTAGAAAGGGCCAGTGAGTGATGCCTTGATTACTCCATTTCTGATATCTAGTAACCTTGACATTAACCATACCTGTATCCAAACAGAAAATGCTTCATTTGTTTTGCTCTGGTACATTTAGGCCAATTCATCATCTGCACTTAAGGCCTGCTATGACACtcaggatgcatcccaaatggtaccctttaACCTATAAAgtagactacttttgaccaggcactggttaaaagtagtgcactattaggaaatagggtgccatttgggatgcagccttggTGAACGCAAAACAGGCTCTGAAGAAAGCCCATTATCCTGAGGCATGACTTCTCGTCTCACCTTCTCTACATTATAGGTCATGGTGAAGTCGGAATTGACAAACAGGATGTTTTCTGGCTtcaggtctgtgtgtgtcagCTTGGTATCATGAAGAACTGTGAGGAGAAAATCCCAGTTAATATCCTAACAAACGAGACATCCACATTCGATGGTGGTGAATGAAAAGATCACTACTCTTCTGACAGGTGTTTGAACCAACAATGCCCTCATGTGGCTAAAGGCTTCTTATTGTAAACGACAGTGGCCTTTTATTCCAACCCCTCAGTCTCAAAGGGAGATCTATATAGGGGTTGTTGGAGTGAGActtatagtgcattcggaaagtatacaGACCTCGTCCGTTTTccacagcctaattctaaaatctattaaataaaacatttcaaagtCAACACAGGTTACACATTTTAGCAAATGcattaaaaaatgtttaaaaaaataataccttctctacatacagtaccaatcaaaagttgacacctactcattccatggcTTTTCTTTAAATGTACTATTcgacattgtagaaaaatagtgaagacatgaaaactatgaacATGTTATGTCATAACCAAAAAGAAAAGTTATCAAAAtcgattttatatttgagattcttcaaagtagccaccctttgccctgatgacagctttgtactcttggcattctctcaaccagcttcacctggaatgctttttccaacagtcttgaaggagttcccacatatgctgagcacttgttggctgcttttccttcactctgcggtccaactcatcccaaaccatctcaatttggttggggtcggggattgtggaggccagatctgATGCAGCAtgccatcactctccttggtcaaatagcccttacactaaCTGAGAGGtgtgttggggaataatcagaattggttggtaacataggtaagatgttttatattcatcatatgtttgtaagttacttctcatcagaatgttgtttttgtataatactgtggcgggtttgcagtatctgttctacgtcaagactaagttgcttgggccggagaaaggggagaggtcaagcgtgtatctcttggctccacaatgtttgtgtgccagtcaatgtgtctctgtgatcttgtaaagataggatggatttgatatatgcctgttgatatggaggatttgtttatggttctgagtttgagaagagaagagagcaaAGCTGAAAGATAAATTATGCCTATGCTGTCGGGCTGTGTGTGTCttttgctattaaaggatctcagCTGCAATGTGTgagggactctcagagaattcattgatagacactgaattgatctgagagtcacagggttgtgattgagctcatataattaaagatggactttgataactaactgacttgtgtgtggtttgctctcatgattagGTAAATAGAAGAAATTTACACGacattggggtcattgtcctgttgaaaaacacatgattgtcccactaagcccaaaacatttttggttactacatgattccatgtgtcatttcatagctgacgtcactattattctacaatgtagaaaatccttgaatgagtatgtgtccaaacttttgagtggTACTGTAACTATTCCACCCCTTTGCTACGAGATTCGTAATTGAGCTCaagtgtatcctgtttccattgatcatccttgagacgtttctacaacttgattggagtccacacaCCTGTCTAGATAAGGTCCCagttgacagagcaaaaaccaagccatgaggtcgaaggaattgtccacagagctacgagacaggattgtgtcgaggcacaaatctgagGTTGCCAAAGAAAACGTggcaaaaaaatgtctgcagcattgaaggacaccaagaacacagtggcctcaatcattcttaaatggaagaagtttggacccACCAATACTCCTTCTAGAACtcagctggctgcccagccaaacagaggaaacgggggagaagggccttggtcagggaggtgaccaagaatccaatgGTCACTGAAGGAGCTACAgcattcctctgtggagatgttcgaaccttccagaaggtcaaccatctgtgcagcactccaccaatcgggcctttatggtaaagcggccagacagaagccactcctcagtaaaaggcacgagaGCCAACaagtttctctggtctgatgaaacctcacgtctggatgaaacctggcaccatccctatggtgaagcatggtggggcagcatcatgttgtagggatgtttttcagtggtagagactgggagactagtcaggatctagggaAAAATGAACAAgtaaagtacagcgagatccttgatgaaaacctgctccagagcgctcaggacctcagactggggcgaaggttcaccttccaataggacaacagccccaagcacacagccaagacaatgcaggcatggcttcgggacaagtctcaatgtccttgagtggcccagccagagcccggaatggaacccgatcaaacatctctggtgcaacctgaaaatagctgtgcagtgatgctccccacccaacctgacagagcttgagaggatctgcagagaaaagtgggagaagctccccaaatacaggtgtgtcaagcttgtagcgtcatacccaagaagacgagACTGAAATcgcagccaaaggtgcttcaacaaagtactgagtaaaagggtctgaatacttatgcaaatgtaatAGTTTACTAAAAAGTGTAatttatttgcaaacatttctaaaaacctgttatgCTTTGTCatgatgtggtattgtgtgtagattgagggggaaaaactttagaataaggctgtaaaatgcaaaatgtggaaaagtaaatggggtctgaatactttgtaaATCCACTGTATGACCAGTTGACGGTAGGTCATGTTGAAATTGCTGAAGTGAATGTGTTCTTGATAAGTCATTTGGTTAAATAAAAGGCCAAACAAACAAGACAGTAGCGTAATATTGTAGTGCACGTACACTTGACAGCCAGGCTGTTTTAATAAGAATTATGACTAGATGACTGGTAGTATCATTGCATCTGAGTGTACTTATGTCAGGCCGGTAATGTGAAAGAGAGCATGCCCTCAACGACTTAGCGGGTTAAATAAAaggcaatttaaaaaatatatataacaactTACACTTGACAGACAGGCATAGCTGGTAGGCCATGTGTCGGACCTGGGCGATGGAGTAAGGCAGGTAGTTGTTCTCCTTGAGGAAGTCAAAGGTGCTGAGGGCCAGCAACTCAAAGGAGATACACATGTGTCCGTGGTAGTCGAACCAGTCATACATCTGCACACACAGGCTGGGAGTAAAGAGGAGTTTCATATTAAATAACACTAAAAGCTAATCGAACAACAACGAAATGATACAGGATCGAGACAGGGTATTTTTTCGGATCAAAAAAAAGGGCTTAGACGGTGGGTGTGGAAATGGGCATGTTCAGCACCGCTTGATTTGAGAACATTTTAGAGGCCCCCCCAATGTTTTACATTGGTACGCCAATTTCCTGCATTTTTACAAACTTCTCCATGGAGCAGACAAGAAAATGTTGccattttaaagcaaatttcctgcaattcaaagcattttgccatggctaatgCTTTGATCTTTTGCTCACACCTGCTAAATTCATTGATTTGGGAATTTAATTCTCCCCAACTGGCTAGCTTTTATTATGGTGATTGTTGGTGGTCAAAGATGACATTACTtaaaaatatataggtccgttatctTTGACATACTTTATATGTCAGAGGGCCCTATGGTGTTTAGGTATTTTTCTGAaaacagcattgttggttaattaagggcttgagcatgtttgggatgctctggatcgatcgcatgttccagttcctgacAATATCCAACAAGTTCACgtagccattgaagaggagtgggacaacattccacaggccacaatcaacagccaagatcaactctatgtgaaggagatgtatagcgctgcatgaggcaaatgatggtcacaccagatactgactggtcttCTGATCCACACCTCTACTTTTTTCCCTTACcagatgcatatctgttttcCTAGTAATGTGAAATCGATATTTGAGGGCCTAATGAAATGTAAATTTACCCATTTCTTATATGAACTGGTTCTCAGTAAAATCTTAAATTGTTGAATatatatttcccttcactggtaATGAACAATACACCAGTGGTCAAAGTAGTAGGTATACTCACTGTTTGTTTTCCGGGTCTTTCTCATTGATTCTCTCCAGCACATTGATCTCCAGACGAGCTGCTTCCTTGTATTTCTCCACATTTTTTATGATCTTCAGAGCAACAGTGGCTCCTCCCCTGTAAAACACAATGAATGAGAAAGATAAACGGTTAAGGTAAGGCTACAGGtatggacgtcccaaggatccctcATAGCACTAACCTTAGGTACAGTCAGACAAAGAAATGTTGAATATTATTCAGGCTTTTCCTCTGATATACACTCCACCACTGGTACCACCCTATATTAGAGCAAAAGTCTGAAGATATACCCTACCTCAGTGGATTTAGCTAGCGATTAGTAATAAAGGCTAGCCTAACAAATGTTTTAAGCACATTGACAGCTTGCGAAGACCCACTAACTAGCGTGTTGCACAGAGCACAAGCGAATAGAATATCAAAAACTTACACTTATATTAAGAAACAAAGTAGAAAGCTAGGGTTTGGTAAAATCTGTTGACTGCATGCTGTTCTTTGGTCAATGCACGCAGAGTGAATCTCTAGCACTAGGAACTGCCtgcttgagtgacagggggcgggTCTACATGTGTGTGGGGGATTGAGAGGCggcaagaaggagagagagaacaccgtCAACTGAGCAATAAATCAAAAGTATTGCGCATGTCAATGTCACAATTTAGGTGCAGTCCTAACACACAATACATTAGGGAATACCTTATGGCACAAAGCTCTTATTGGCTGAAGTGAGTCTTGTTAGAAGTTAATCTACATTAACCAAGAGTGCTGTTGCTTGGAAACCTGGTGTCACAGGTTTGGTAGCTAAAATAAGACTGACGGATACACTTAAGATTGCTTTTGAAACCTGCTTTTTCAATCTCTAAACATGATAAATTTGTCCAATTCTATAACTATGAAAGTCCACCTTATTTCATAGAAGAAAACAATTGTGATGTGTAAATTCTTGTCTTTTCATGTTGATTATGCAACATCTTATGTTCCCATAATGACTTTTGTTTTTTTATCACATTTAAGTTCAAACTCACATTATGCTTCAGGGAGCCCAGGCAGGGACATTAGCATGGCAGACATTTGCATGGGGTATAATTGCCCAGCCAGCTAAACTCAGAGCCACACCACTCATCCATAAATACATAAGAGGGTGATCTAGGCagagactgtgtcccaaatggcaccggaTTTCCTTTatgatgcactacttttgaccaggacccacagggctatGATCAAATGTAGTACACTAGATTAGctaataggctgccatttgggacacactcagAGTTTACACAGAGGTCTATATCTCTAGCAGTTATTTTTAATGCAGATACATACCGGCGATGGTCAATACATTGCATCACCCTCCCAAAGGTGCCTTCCCCCAGAGTGCTGACAATCTCAtctggaagacagagagagagagggaaaaagcgggaaagaagggaagagaagaaTTAGACATGTGGACAGGAGCAGGGAAACCAAGGCAAAAAAGTTAGGCGTTTCAATGCTAGCACCCATTCCCCTTTTCAGGTTGTGGATAAATGGGATgtctataaaaaaatgtttttacttttCCACAGTCCTAGATAACCTGATAATTGGGGTCCACATACTAACAGGGGGGGGAAAAGATGAGGGAGTAAATTTGAGTGCCCCCCAGCAGCTTATAGGAAGGAAAACAAAAGTATATTCCCTACAGATGTGGTGGTGTGCCTATTTTAGGGCAAGGGAGTGTGAGGACTACATTTCGTTTTACTGGTTAACCTATGTAATTAAAAAGACACACTCAAGCTAAACTTTTCCTGATATAAGTGTGAATGTGTAGACTTAGTGGGGGGGTTCCAAACAGGAATCACTGAAGATAACATACAAGTTATGCAAGGAATATGAGCTAGAAAGTGGTAAAACTATGTTAATTGTGTGGGTGTTATGAGATCATAACTGTTTTTTATCATGCTCTTAAATTTACTATGAAGTGTAGCATTAGAAAGATGCAACTGTCAAAGGAAAAAATTGCAACACTGCAGACAACTTAAGTTGTAGAGGCCCAATGAATGTTTACTAGATACACATGCTAGTTGAGGGAAAGGGCTAGATATGAGGGattggaaaaaaatatttaaaaacgtTCATAATTGCTTTGCCTAATTAAATGCATTAAAAAAAAGAAATTGTAGATCTGGACTTGAATTTAAACTAAAGCGCAAGAGATGATTAAGAAGTTAAGGAAATGCGGTGGTAGGGGAagatatttttttgtttgttgaatATCTCCGATATAAAAACACACCACAGCTAGATATcttcaacacaacgagcgatatTTATCTAAAACCGCTATCCTCAACATTGTGTGCAATCCACCCTGCTTTTTGAGCTAGAGCGAGCAACATTCTACCATGGCATCATCATCAGGCACTCCCCTGTCAGTGAATGCTCTATGGTTTTAAATACTCATATGGAGAAGGGTTACGATAGAGTAGTGGCAGTGAGTACATCTCTCTTGCAGGACGTCCCCACTCCGACAGATCAGGTGCCCTTCCTCGTCGTCCCTCACACTCAGTGCCCGCGTCCGGCTGTCGCTCCGCTGTTTGCAGCCCCCACGGCATCAGCAGGTCACGACACGAccgacagggggacagggggttTTCAGGGGCAGCCGTAGCCACGGCGATGGAAGGCGGcacaggtagaggagggaggaggagggtggtgttgTAGTTGACGTAGTGGTTGTGGTGGTCATTGGGCGATTCGTATGACACCAAGTGAGGAAATATATAACGATAGGGATATAGTGCAAGGGAACAAGTCAAAGATCACATTTcgtcctctgcttctctccccctctaccttttAACTTGTGCTGCTTACAAATAAGGAAGCAACCTGCATATCCATTCATGAATAAAAAGCCAATTCATAAAAGAGCAAAAATATCTACAAATTATAATATTGCTCACTTAATTTTAAGCAAGAGTACTTCCCAGAAAACAAATAAACTGAGAATGATAAGAAAATGAAGCAGAAATAGTTTGAGATTAAAATCAGTGATACATCCCAACCTATGGTCACCTCGCATGTCTACTTAATGCAGAAGGATAAAATGTGGCTGATGCTTTATCCACAATGTCTCACTACATAACTCATTTTATGAAAAGACTGTAGAAAGTACATTTGGATTTAATTACTAAAACCAAAAAAAACTAAAATCCTGctgacaaaaacaaaacaaaaaagattGTACTACTTACCAAGTCCAGGAGCTGTGGACAAGAGAAGGTTaaagagaagtagagagaaagacatgagggagagagagaagagaaagatagaaagagtaGGAGGGTTAAAGGACAAGCTCGGGCCGGGCTGTACTCACCGACGAGGATGGGCTATAGGACCTGGTTCTACGCCGCCTTCGTTTGTGCTTACGCCTGCTGCCCTTCCTTCGGTATGACTCCTCCTGTTCCCTCTCACGACCCCGCCGGTAGTCGCACATGCTCGGTGACAGGTCAGGTGCGTAGTAACTATCGACTGCTGCTCCTCCATGTTCCCTTTCCCTGTTTCCGCGATCTCTGTCTCGTTCGCGGCTCTGGTCCAGGCGCCGATAGCCCTCACAGTAGCGTCGGTCGTACGGCCTGCGGTCTGCCGAGCGATTATTGTAGCTGCAAAAGTGGGCCAACACAATGGGTTAGAGCAATGCTGTCTGACAATTTAAGAAGACACATTGCTTAAACTCCAGTTACACATTATTAAATGAATGCCATACAGGTAGATTAATCTACTGAGATTTCAAGACTATGAAAAACATTTCTACTAGATAAAGTATCATACAGTACAAAAGCCATCATACCAAATCATTAAGTATGCAAGTGAacaaatataatacaaccatAGAAAACACACCTCCTAGAGCGAGCATAGCTTCCCTCCTGTCTGTTTCCCCGCCCCCTTCGGTCTTTGTCCCTTTCCCGGTCACTGCTAGAGGAAAAAGAGGGCGATCTGCGGTGCCTCTGCTTGCGTCCTCTGTCTCGGTCTTGATAGCTGCTCCGGCTGGCCAGTTCTGAGGACGGGTACCGTCTTGAGTGTGGCATCTGTGACAAGACAAGAGTTGTTACTTGGTATTCTCATTGCAGTTGGTGAGGGGTTGGATTACACTCAGAAAGGAGGGTGGGATACATAAACAGCTGCATTGTGGGGAAAAGGAAGAAAAGTAGCCAACGCAAACCTAGTGAGGAACAGGTGGTGGGGAGGTTTTCAAATAAACAGGACTTGCATTTGTACATTTGAAGGCTTTGAAACAAACTCTATATTGTGGCGGCAggtagcgttgggccagtaaccgaaaggcttctagatcaaatccccgagctgacaaggtataaatctgtcgttctgcccctgaacaaggcagttaacaatGTTCCTAGAcagtcattggaaataagaatttgttcttaactggcttgcctagttaaacaaatgttaaataaaaatactGGTGGTTAGGCAGTATTCACGATCACAAGTGTTAAGCCAGTCAAATGTCAAGAGTACAGTAACGTTAGCCTACTGCACTCAATAACAAAAACGTAGCTAGGTTGGGATGGCCTtagaataacaacagtagctaagaAAAACGTTAGCTGACGTACCTGGTTAATGTTACCTGGCTAAATGCAAATGTTAGATAAGTAACTTAATGACGTGGGTTAATCACTGACAGTTTAACTAAATATGATAACTAAAAAAAGACATGGGATGACAAATGTGTAGTTTGACAACCAAGTCAGTTCGATAGCCATCATGACAACAAATGGCAATGTGTTGACTCAGAACAAATATAGCTAACTACGACGTCAGAATTCAGTCGAGTTGGCTGCATAACGAACGGTATGCTAAATTCGCTACTAAACGATGACCTGATATTTCGCAGAAATGCTCCCATTTCACACGAACTGCTTTCGCGAAGAATGGCATAAATTGTCTTTTCTGTTTGGCTATTTCTGAAAATATgccgctaacgttagctaatagCTACCTAGCTCCCTAATGCTAGCTAATTTTGACCGCCATCTTACTAGCTACTTGTTAGCTTTGATTCTAACTGACTGTACTTTTGACTCGCATGGATTACCTTGTCATTGAAACCCGAATACAATTACATGTACACGTGTATTTACAATGTATTGTTTACCGTTTTAGCAGCCAGGCCTGTGTGTTTATCCCACAGGAAATCCGTGTTGGCAATTGCTCGTTTTGGCTTCCCTTCTCACTATTGGAATCCTATCTATATCTGTTGCTAGCGATGTAGCCTCATACGAACCATCACGGTCTCGCGAGCTTACGTCTGTTTTTCGACAGAACGTAAGCTCGCGAGATCATGATGGTTAGTAAAAACTCTACGAGCGCTCATCCTCTGCCTTGCTACTTTTAAAAACATGTCGGGTAAAAAATAATGTTTCTTTACAGGACAATATTTTTTCATATCAGATCTACAGGACCGCAAATTGCGAAATTTGCCTCTAAATGGGTAAGGGCAACATTTTAAATTAAACAGTAACATACAAAACACAAAAGACAGAACAGCCAGGCAG is a genomic window of Oncorhynchus keta strain PuntledgeMale-10-30-2019 chromosome 19, Oket_V2, whole genome shotgun sequence containing:
- the clk2a gene encoding dual specificity protein kinase CLK2 isoform X2, which codes for MQCIDHRRGGATVALKIIKNVEKYKEAARLEINVLERINEKDPENKHLCVQMYDWFDYHGHMCISFELLALSTFDFLKENNYLPYSIAQVRHMAYQLCLSVKFLHDTKLTHTDLKPENILFVNSDFTMTYNVEKKREERTVKSTDVRVVDFGSATFDHEHHSTIVSTRHYRAPEVILELGWSQPCDVWSIGCILFEYYLGFTLFQTHDNREHLAMMERILGPVPSRMIRKTRKQKYFYRGRLDWDESSSAGRYVRENCKPLRRYLLSEAEEHHQLFDLIESMLEYEPTKRLVLANSLRHPFFESGTAGDAVGGKSWEGNRDISR
- the clk2a gene encoding dual specificity protein kinase CLK2 isoform X1, whose amino-acid sequence is MPHSRRYPSSELASRSSYQDRDRGRKQRHRRSPSFSSSSDRERDKDRRGRGNRQEGSYARSRSYNNRSADRRPYDRRYCEGYRRLDQSRERDRDRGNREREHGGAAVDSYYAPDLSPSMCDYRRGREREQEESYRRKGSRRKHKRRRRRTRSYSPSSSRSDSRTRALSVRDDEEGHLICRSGDVLQERYEIVSTLGEGTFGRVMQCIDHRRGGATVALKIIKNVEKYKEAARLEINVLERINEKDPENKHLCVQMYDWFDYHGHMCISFELLALSTFDFLKENNYLPYSIAQVRHMAYQLCLSVKFLHDTKLTHTDLKPENILFVNSDFTMTYNVEKKREERTVKSTDVRVVDFGSATFDHEHHSTIVSTRHYRAPEVILELGWSQPCDVWSIGCILFEYYLGFTLFQTHDNREHLAMMERILGPVPSRMIRKTRKQKYFYRGRLDWDESSSAGRYVRENCKPLRRYLLSEAEEHHQLFDLIESMLEYEPTKRLVLANSLRHPFFESGTAGDAVGGKSWEGNRDISR